A single genomic interval of Legionella israelensis harbors:
- the holA gene encoding DNA polymerase III subunit delta, with amino-acid sequence MIKEAFSLNKEVDYKILTIQSKEDWYLLNDETNSYSLFASHVFLDVRYEKKNIDQAGKEILLNYLADANQHCLLLIRCPCVPVSQLQWLSSKDKAVIISAYPPSIQDMRRWIISQLQQHQLKFTPKVIDIILYKVQGNMLACSQAIQKMILTYPPRSELNADEILEQLSDQSEYQFYDLTASCLAGETEKAICVLRKLMIFQKDYSLILWIITEEIRVLLQLKHLVHQQQYSLTDACKKLKIWKQRIKLYQTANHRLSPSFLQQLILTAHKIDLLIKTGKTGPVSHLLESMVLSFSQGQK; translated from the coding sequence ATGATTAAGGAGGCATTCAGTTTAAATAAGGAAGTAGATTATAAAATCTTGACCATTCAGTCCAAAGAAGATTGGTATCTGCTAAATGACGAAACGAATAGCTATTCTCTTTTTGCCAGTCATGTTTTTCTGGATGTACGTTATGAGAAGAAAAACATAGATCAGGCCGGAAAAGAAATCCTCTTGAATTATCTCGCTGATGCAAATCAACATTGCCTGCTTTTAATCCGCTGTCCGTGTGTTCCGGTCAGTCAGTTACAATGGTTATCCTCTAAAGATAAAGCCGTGATTATTTCCGCCTATCCCCCATCGATCCAGGACATGAGACGCTGGATAATCAGTCAGTTACAACAACATCAATTAAAATTTACGCCAAAAGTTATTGATATTATTTTGTATAAAGTTCAAGGCAATATGCTCGCCTGCTCACAAGCTATACAAAAAATGATTTTAACTTATCCTCCGCGCTCAGAACTGAACGCCGATGAAATATTAGAACAACTCAGCGATCAATCCGAATATCAATTCTATGATTTAACCGCTTCCTGCCTTGCTGGCGAGACAGAAAAAGCAATCTGTGTACTTAGAAAACTAATGATTTTTCAAAAAGATTATAGTTTGATTTTATGGATAATAACGGAGGAAATAAGAGTACTATTGCAACTCAAACATTTAGTGCATCAACAGCAATATTCCTTAACTGATGCCTGCAAAAAACTTAAAATTTGGAAGCAACGGATAAAATTATATCAAACAGCAAACCATCGTTTGTCCCCTTCTTTTTTGCAGCAGCTTATATTAACAGCTCACAAGATTGACTTACTTATAAAAACAGGTAAAACAGGTCCAGTTTCTCATTTATTGGAATCCATGGTGTTATCTTTCAGTCAAGGACAAAAATGA
- the lptE gene encoding LPS assembly lipoprotein LptE → MRKILIFFASILLVACGFHLRGSVDLPKWLDNVFIINQGGDRELTHTLEKYFDAYKITISPSAEQATYWLVIKGAGHEQQITSIGSGSNPRQYELIYFVDFQLQTSKGKPIKPLSHFTVTRQLTVNNDRILGSDEEANLLISEMRRDAAIQILNRLSSIK, encoded by the coding sequence ATGAGAAAAATTTTAATCTTTTTTGCCAGTATTTTACTGGTGGCTTGTGGCTTTCATCTTCGCGGCTCAGTTGATCTTCCTAAGTGGCTGGATAATGTTTTTATTATTAATCAGGGAGGTGACAGGGAGCTGACACATACATTGGAAAAATATTTTGACGCCTATAAAATCACCATCAGCCCCTCTGCAGAACAAGCCACTTACTGGCTTGTCATAAAAGGAGCAGGCCATGAGCAGCAAATAACTAGTATCGGCAGTGGCAGCAATCCCAGACAATATGAACTGATTTATTTTGTTGATTTTCAGCTCCAAACCTCCAAAGGCAAGCCGATTAAGCCATTGAGTCATTTCACAGTAACGCGACAGTTGACGGTAAATAATGATCGGATCCTTGGCTCCGATGAAGAAGCCAATTTATTGATAAGTGAAATGCGTCGAGATGCTGCCATTCAGATTCTAAACCGTCTGAGCTCTATCAAATAA
- the leuS gene encoding leucine--tRNA ligase, with product MDNSYKPQEIEEQAQQFWQKKQSFNVIEDLNKEKFYCLSMFPYPSGTLHMGHVRNYTLGDVISRYQRALGKNVLQPIGWDAFGLPAENAAIKHDIPPAKWTAENIEAMRKQFLRLGNAYDWKREITTCNPEYYRWEQWFFIRLFEKGLVYKKNAIVNWDPVDQTVLANEQVVEGRGWRSGALVEHKEISQWFIKITAYADELLDSLDELNKWPEQVKQMQRNWIGRSYGTKIYFQVKNFPKKLKIYTTRPDTLLGSTFLAVAPDHPIAKEAAQNNEDVQKFLKECHGIKMAEAELATLEKRGVNTGYSAVHPITGEELPIWVANFVLMQYGSGAIMAVPAHDQRDWEFAHKYNLPIKQVIQPKDDVQHNLKQSAYTGEGILINSEQFDGLPSSEAISAITSYLEEQEMGKATVNYRLRDWGVSRQRYWGTPIPMINCEECGVVPVPIDQLPVILPENVEFTGSGSPLLQCPEFLHVECPKCGQDAVRETDTFDTFVESSWYYARFACKNQDNAMLDDRAKYWTPVDQYIGGIEHAVMHLLYARFFHKLMRDEGLVNSDEPFKALLTQGMVLKDGHKMSKSIGNVVDPNQLIDTYGADTARLFIMFAAPPDQSLEWSDTAVEGAYRFLKRLWGYAYEHQNIITEVNDAIFDGNASIDWQATDSRLKKSRLLVHQILGQVNQDYERNQFNTVVSGCMKLFNEITAYSIETEEDRYFIHSSFSILLRLLAPITPHICHHVWQQLGFEKAIIDAPWPKVDKSALKTEEIEFIIQVNGKLRTQFTASTEATEDELIEQAKQKAQPYIQGKTIKKTIVVAHRQLINLVVS from the coding sequence ATGGATAACAGCTACAAACCACAAGAAATTGAAGAGCAAGCTCAACAATTCTGGCAAAAAAAACAGAGTTTTAATGTCATAGAAGATTTAAATAAAGAAAAATTCTATTGCTTATCCATGTTTCCTTATCCCAGCGGTACGTTACACATGGGGCATGTAAGGAACTATACACTCGGTGATGTCATATCACGCTATCAGCGTGCCCTAGGGAAAAACGTTCTGCAACCTATCGGTTGGGATGCTTTTGGTTTACCAGCTGAAAATGCGGCTATCAAACATGATATTCCCCCTGCAAAATGGACTGCGGAAAACATTGAAGCCATGAGAAAGCAATTCCTTCGTTTAGGGAATGCTTACGACTGGAAAAGAGAAATTACCACTTGTAATCCTGAATATTATCGTTGGGAACAGTGGTTTTTTATCCGTCTTTTTGAAAAAGGACTGGTTTATAAAAAAAATGCCATTGTCAATTGGGATCCTGTTGATCAAACCGTGTTAGCTAACGAACAGGTTGTTGAGGGTCGCGGGTGGCGTTCTGGTGCTTTAGTTGAACATAAAGAAATATCCCAGTGGTTTATAAAAATTACTGCCTATGCCGATGAGCTTCTTGACTCACTGGATGAGTTAAATAAATGGCCAGAACAGGTTAAACAAATGCAGCGTAATTGGATAGGACGCTCGTACGGTACTAAAATTTATTTCCAGGTCAAGAACTTTCCTAAAAAACTAAAAATTTATACAACACGACCAGATACTTTGTTAGGCTCAACATTTCTAGCTGTTGCACCTGATCACCCTATTGCCAAGGAAGCCGCTCAAAATAATGAAGACGTTCAAAAATTTCTAAAAGAGTGCCATGGCATAAAAATGGCAGAAGCAGAACTGGCAACACTGGAAAAACGCGGTGTCAACACAGGCTATTCTGCTGTTCACCCAATAACTGGGGAAGAGCTTCCTATATGGGTTGCCAATTTTGTTTTAATGCAGTACGGTTCAGGAGCCATTATGGCTGTTCCTGCTCACGACCAGAGAGATTGGGAATTTGCTCATAAATACAATCTTCCTATCAAACAAGTGATTCAGCCAAAGGATGATGTACAACATAACTTAAAACAGTCAGCCTATACGGGCGAAGGCATTTTAATCAATTCTGAACAATTTGACGGACTTCCTTCTTCCGAAGCAATTTCTGCCATCACTTCATATCTGGAAGAACAGGAAATGGGCAAGGCAACGGTAAATTACCGCTTACGTGACTGGGGAGTGTCCCGTCAACGTTACTGGGGTACTCCTATCCCTATGATTAATTGCGAGGAGTGCGGAGTAGTGCCCGTTCCTATCGATCAACTGCCCGTCATTCTGCCAGAAAACGTGGAATTCACTGGAAGCGGTTCCCCTTTATTGCAATGTCCTGAGTTTTTACACGTTGAATGTCCTAAATGTGGACAGGATGCCGTTCGAGAAACCGATACTTTCGATACCTTTGTTGAGTCTTCCTGGTATTATGCCCGATTTGCCTGTAAAAACCAGGATAATGCCATGCTTGACGACCGTGCGAAATACTGGACCCCAGTTGACCAGTATATCGGCGGTATTGAGCATGCGGTTATGCATTTACTCTATGCTCGTTTTTTCCATAAATTAATGAGAGATGAAGGTCTGGTTAATTCGGATGAGCCTTTTAAAGCCTTGCTAACTCAGGGAATGGTGCTCAAAGATGGACATAAAATGTCAAAATCGATTGGCAATGTCGTGGATCCCAATCAGTTGATTGACACTTATGGTGCAGATACCGCCCGATTATTCATCATGTTTGCCGCCCCGCCGGATCAATCGCTTGAATGGTCTGATACGGCTGTTGAAGGGGCCTACCGCTTTCTGAAGCGCTTGTGGGGTTATGCCTATGAACATCAAAATATCATTACGGAAGTCAATGATGCCATTTTTGATGGAAATGCATCTATTGACTGGCAAGCCACAGATAGTCGTTTAAAAAAATCTCGCCTTCTTGTCCATCAAATTTTAGGACAAGTTAATCAGGATTATGAACGTAATCAATTTAACACCGTGGTTTCAGGATGCATGAAATTATTTAATGAAATCACGGCTTATTCCATTGAAACAGAAGAAGACCGCTACTTTATTCATTCCAGTTTCAGTATCCTGTTAAGGCTTTTAGCCCCCATCACGCCTCATATTTGTCATCATGTATGGCAGCAGCTTGGATTTGAAAAAGCCATTATTGATGCTCCATGGCCAAAAGTCGATAAAAGCGCACTAAAAACAGAGGAAATTGAATTTATCATTCAGGTCAACGGCAAATTAAGGACTCAATTTACGGCAAGTACTGAAGCTACTGAAGATGAGCTTATTGAACAAGCAAAGCAGAAGGCACAGCCTTATATCCAAGGTAAAACCATTAAAAAAACCATTGTTGTTGCACATCGCCAGCTCATTAATTTGGTTGTCAGCTAA
- the lnt gene encoding apolipoprotein N-acyltransferase: MKSLTNAGHYLRQTSIYALQNSSCKLFLAGLLFPLGYSPFNYPGLTLLSLAFFYAYLVQETSFKQTVLASLSYGIGLFGLGVSWVIISVHDYGHLNYILSGCVTFIFILYLSCYVAFTGSVFYFIGNKKNPLISGLIFSALWCISEFSRATLFTGFPWLLAGTSQIDVPLKFLAPVIGSYGLSFITCFSASLLANSMRKNGVKRYIYLAVFVALLIFPLLLKSIQWTRLAEQPLTTAIIQANLSMRDKWDESLFWQILNHYQEKTEKYLGKDLIVMPESAIPLPGSYVEDFLQSIDKKAKTAKTAVVLGILQSTEEEMAYSNSIITLGKASGEYSKRHLVPFGEYIPALFRSVNKLLMLPEPGLIPGPFKQPSIRIKHMPVASLICYEIAYPSLLRQQMPEARWIISVSDNGWFGHSLASYQQIQMARVLSLQTGRFQVIANNDGLSSIINEKGTVIDSLPPFSSGVLQSAIYSATGTTPWIIWGDKPAIIFCFLILIFSLLLKIK; this comes from the coding sequence ATGAAATCATTAACCAACGCTGGACATTATCTCCGTCAGACGTCTATATATGCCCTTCAAAACTCATCTTGCAAACTGTTTTTAGCAGGATTACTTTTTCCGCTGGGATACTCACCTTTTAATTATCCAGGACTGACTCTTTTAAGTTTGGCTTTTTTTTATGCCTATCTTGTTCAGGAAACTTCATTTAAGCAAACCGTTCTTGCGAGTTTGAGCTACGGTATTGGACTTTTTGGACTGGGCGTGTCATGGGTCATTATCAGTGTTCATGATTATGGCCATTTAAATTACATTCTCTCAGGATGTGTGACGTTTATATTTATTCTCTATTTATCCTGTTATGTGGCCTTTACTGGTTCTGTTTTTTACTTTATCGGAAACAAAAAAAATCCTCTTATCTCGGGCCTCATTTTTAGTGCCTTATGGTGTATCAGTGAATTTTCTCGGGCAACTCTTTTCACCGGATTCCCCTGGCTATTGGCAGGCACCAGCCAAATAGACGTACCCTTAAAATTTTTAGCCCCAGTGATTGGCTCTTATGGACTTAGTTTTATCACCTGTTTTTCTGCTAGCTTATTGGCAAATTCCATGAGAAAAAATGGAGTTAAGCGATACATTTATCTGGCAGTTTTCGTCGCGTTATTAATATTTCCGCTTTTGCTTAAATCCATTCAATGGACCAGATTAGCGGAGCAGCCACTTACAACAGCCATTATACAAGCCAATTTATCAATGCGTGATAAGTGGGATGAGAGTCTTTTCTGGCAAATTTTAAACCATTACCAAGAAAAGACAGAAAAGTATCTGGGCAAAGACCTCATTGTGATGCCGGAATCCGCTATTCCTCTGCCTGGTTCATATGTAGAAGATTTTTTACAGTCCATTGATAAAAAAGCGAAAACAGCGAAAACAGCCGTTGTTTTAGGCATATTACAATCTACAGAAGAAGAAATGGCATACAGTAATTCTATCATCACGTTAGGCAAGGCCAGCGGAGAATATTCTAAACGTCATTTGGTTCCTTTTGGTGAGTATATACCGGCGCTTTTTCGCTCAGTCAATAAGCTGTTGATGCTGCCAGAACCTGGTTTGATACCGGGTCCATTCAAGCAGCCTTCTATTCGCATCAAGCATATGCCAGTTGCCAGTTTGATTTGTTATGAAATCGCCTACCCCTCACTTTTGCGTCAGCAAATGCCTGAAGCCCGCTGGATCATTTCGGTCAGTGATAACGGCTGGTTTGGCCATTCGCTGGCAAGCTACCAGCAAATTCAAATGGCACGAGTGCTGTCTTTACAAACCGGCCGATTTCAGGTGATTGCCAATAATGACGGATTGTCGTCTATCATTAATGAGAAAGGTACCGTAATAGATAGTCTTCCGCCTTTTAGTTCCGGTGTTTTACAATCTGCTATTTACAGTGCAACCGGTACTACACCATGGATTATTTGGGGCGATAAACCGGCAATCATTTTTTGTTTTTTAATTTTAATTTTTAGCTTATTATTGAAAATTAAATGA
- a CDS encoding saccharopine dehydrogenase family protein has protein sequence MYNVMITGAGKIGSLIACMLADSGDYQVHLADLEFNNSDVARLLKAMPQIKTVALDVSNRELTQAYLKKHQIISVVSSLPYFLNTYVAEAAKVAGAHYFDLTEDTSVTTDVKKIAAGAKTAFLPQCGLAPGFISIAANSLMQEFDECYHVKLRVGALPQRASNALHYSLTWSTEGVINEYGNPCFGIENGEPAVLTPLEGLESIQIDGCEYEAFHTSGGLGSLAEIYAGKVKSMNYKTMRYPGHCEKMRVLMNDLKLNEDRATLKRILENAIPKTYQDIVVVYVTVEGIKNNELIEKSYVKKIYPAVIQGLEWSAIQVSTASGVCAVADLVLGQANEYQGLVLQEKFQLTDILANRFGQYYA, from the coding sequence ATGTATAACGTAATGATAACTGGAGCGGGAAAAATTGGGAGTTTAATTGCCTGTATGTTGGCTGATAGCGGAGACTATCAGGTTCATTTGGCTGACCTTGAATTTAATAATTCCGATGTTGCTCGTCTGCTGAAAGCTATGCCTCAAATTAAAACAGTAGCTTTAGATGTAAGCAACCGAGAATTAACACAAGCCTATCTTAAAAAACATCAGATCATTTCTGTGGTATCAAGTCTTCCTTATTTTTTGAACACTTATGTAGCCGAAGCCGCAAAAGTAGCCGGTGCGCATTATTTCGATCTTACTGAAGATACGTCCGTTACCACGGACGTTAAGAAAATTGCTGCTGGCGCAAAAACGGCTTTTTTGCCTCAGTGCGGTTTGGCTCCTGGATTTATCAGCATAGCTGCAAACAGTCTCATGCAAGAATTTGACGAATGTTACCATGTAAAATTACGCGTTGGAGCATTGCCGCAGCGGGCAAGTAATGCTTTGCATTATTCATTAACCTGGTCTACCGAAGGTGTGATCAATGAATATGGTAACCCTTGTTTTGGTATTGAAAACGGTGAGCCTGCTGTATTAACACCCCTGGAGGGATTGGAATCTATTCAGATTGACGGTTGTGAATACGAAGCCTTTCATACTTCAGGAGGACTTGGAAGCCTCGCAGAAATCTATGCTGGTAAAGTGAAGAGCATGAATTATAAAACCATGCGATATCCTGGTCATTGCGAAAAAATGCGTGTTTTAATGAATGATCTAAAATTAAATGAAGATAGGGCAACTTTAAAGCGCATCCTTGAAAATGCTATCCCCAAGACGTATCAGGATATAGTCGTGGTCTATGTGACGGTCGAAGGTATAAAAAACAATGAGTTGATAGAGAAAAGCTATGTGAAAAAAATCTATCCGGCAGTTATTCAGGGTCTTGAGTGGTCTGCCATTCAGGTGAGTACGGCTTCAGGTGTGTGTGCGGTCGCTGATCTGGTTTTGGGGCAGGCTAATGAATATCAGGGCTTGGTGCTTCAGGAAAAATTCCAGTTAACTGACATCCTGGCTAATCGCTTCGGTCAATATTACGCTTAA